One region of Bosea sp. 29B genomic DNA includes:
- a CDS encoding LLM class flavin-dependent oxidoreductase, with protein MSLESEYLWYIPNVVEPGHRGDSAGKGHNSLETLTSHARALEEHGWKGALIGTGWGRPDTFTVAAALAARTTSFEPLIAIRPGYWRPANFASAVATLDHLTSGRVRINIVSGKDNLAAYGDSEGDQAHRYGRTREFMRLVRRLWTEENVDFAGEHFRVDGSTVVPRIEQRGARRHPRLYFGGASEAAERVAAADADVQLFWGEPLEDIRQRIERLQRLSRDLDRDLPPLEFGLRITTLVRDTTEQAWADAQVKVAEMAQGKGGGWNDHRRGVAVGQQRLFDLQGRGEVLDDNLYTTPGKFGGGGAGTTWLVGSAEDVARSLRKYRDLGISYFVLSDTPYLPEIRRQGDQLLPLLRA; from the coding sequence ATGAGCCTTGAATCCGAATACCTCTGGTACATCCCCAATGTCGTCGAGCCCGGTCATCGCGGCGATTCCGCGGGTAAGGGCCATAACAGCCTGGAGACGCTGACCAGCCACGCCAGGGCGCTGGAAGAGCACGGCTGGAAGGGCGCGCTGATCGGCACCGGCTGGGGCCGGCCGGACACCTTCACGGTGGCGGCCGCGCTTGCAGCCCGCACCACCAGCTTCGAGCCGCTGATCGCGATCCGCCCGGGCTATTGGCGGCCGGCGAACTTCGCCTCCGCCGTGGCGACGCTCGACCACCTGACCAGCGGGCGCGTGCGCATCAACATCGTCTCCGGCAAGGACAATCTCGCCGCCTATGGCGACAGCGAGGGCGACCAGGCGCATCGCTATGGCCGCACCAGGGAGTTCATGCGCCTCGTCCGCCGGCTCTGGACTGAAGAGAATGTCGACTTCGCCGGCGAGCATTTCCGGGTCGACGGATCGACCGTAGTGCCGCGTATCGAGCAGCGCGGCGCTCGGCGCCATCCCAGGCTCTATTTCGGCGGCGCCTCCGAGGCGGCCGAGCGGGTAGCTGCGGCTGACGCGGACGTCCAGCTCTTCTGGGGCGAGCCGCTCGAGGATATCAGACAGCGCATCGAGCGGCTGCAGAGGCTGAGCCGCGATCTCGACCGCGACCTGCCGCCGCTCGAATTTGGGTTGCGGATCACGACCCTGGTTCGCGACACCACGGAGCAGGCCTGGGCGGATGCGCAGGTCAAAGTCGCCGAGATGGCGCAGGGCAAGGGCGGCGGCTGGAACGACCATCGGCGCGGCGTCGCTGTCGGCCAGCAGCGCCTGTTCGACCTGCAAGGCCGCGGCGAGGTGCTCGACGACAATCTCTACACCACGCCGGGCAAGTTCGGCGGCGGCGGGGCCGGCACCACCTGGCTGGTCGGCTCGGCCGAGGACGTGGCGCGTTCGTTGCGCAAGTACCGTGACCTCGGCATCAGCTATTTCGTCCTGTCGGACACACCCTATCTGCCCGAGATCAGGCGGCAGGGCGACCAGCTGCTGCCCTTGCTGCGGGCCTGA
- the phnE gene encoding phosphonate ABC transporter, permease protein PhnE: MSAPPLSEGLSLRARAFPPNWPLRLGAVLFVAYVIYAAGIVDIRWERFVQGLGNGARFLGRMFPPNLAQDKMQLLAQGMLESLQIAIIATGAGVLLALPVGLCAARNLMPLPVTILARGLIALCRTFHPVIVAILFVKAVGFGALAGILALIVATIGFIAKLIAEAIEEMSMKPIEALRAAGSPFLSVVVMGVVPQVLPRFIGFAAYQLDSNLRNSALVGLVGGGGIGATLFTAFQRFDYDFVLTIIIAIILAVMAGEILSAFMRRVYQDEAPSGEVKAGANGPVWHRFTAAERGMRLAFWALAALALGWSVQTIEVIPEFLYDAPAQTADLFARMWPIDWAYFPKTVQQALIETLHTATLGTVLAILMATPVALMCARNISSSAWVNTLGRFILVATRSVHTLVWALLFVAVFGPGALAGVMAVAVHSIGFTGKFLAEAIEEAKPGPIEALRAAGAPWRSVLLKGFWPQVKPAFLAVSLFRWDINVRESAVLGLVGAGGLGVALQAAMDNLYWDQVGLVLVVIFAVVVVTEIVTATLRAKVI; the protein is encoded by the coding sequence ATGAGCGCTCCTCCCCTCAGCGAGGGCCTCAGCCTGCGCGCCCGTGCCTTCCCGCCGAACTGGCCGCTGCGCCTCGGCGCGGTGCTGTTCGTCGCCTATGTGATCTATGCGGCGGGGATCGTCGACATCCGCTGGGAGCGTTTCGTCCAGGGCCTCGGCAATGGTGCGCGCTTCCTTGGCCGCATGTTCCCGCCGAACCTGGCGCAGGACAAGATGCAGCTGCTCGCGCAGGGCATGCTGGAATCGCTGCAGATCGCCATCATCGCGACCGGCGCCGGCGTGCTGCTCGCCCTGCCAGTCGGTCTCTGCGCCGCCCGCAACCTGATGCCGCTGCCGGTGACGATCCTGGCACGCGGTTTGATCGCGCTCTGCCGGACCTTCCACCCGGTCATCGTCGCCATCCTCTTCGTCAAGGCGGTCGGCTTCGGCGCGCTCGCCGGCATCCTGGCGCTGATCGTCGCCACCATCGGCTTCATCGCCAAATTGATCGCCGAGGCGATCGAAGAGATGTCGATGAAGCCGATCGAGGCGCTGCGCGCCGCCGGCTCACCCTTCCTCTCGGTCGTGGTCATGGGCGTGGTGCCGCAGGTGCTGCCGCGCTTCATCGGCTTTGCCGCCTACCAACTCGACTCGAACCTGCGCAATTCCGCCCTGGTCGGCCTCGTCGGTGGCGGTGGCATCGGCGCCACCCTGTTCACCGCCTTCCAGCGCTTCGACTACGACTTCGTGCTGACCATCATCATCGCGATCATCCTGGCGGTGATGGCCGGCGAGATCCTCTCGGCCTTCATGCGCCGGGTCTACCAGGACGAGGCGCCAAGCGGCGAGGTCAAGGCCGGTGCCAACGGCCCGGTCTGGCACCGCTTCACTGCGGCCGAGCGCGGCATGCGCCTCGCCTTTTGGGCCCTGGCGGCGCTGGCGCTGGGCTGGTCGGTCCAGACCATCGAGGTGATTCCGGAATTCCTCTATGACGCGCCGGCGCAGACGGCCGACCTCTTCGCCAGGATGTGGCCGATCGACTGGGCTTACTTTCCCAAGACCGTGCAGCAGGCGCTGATCGAGACGCTGCACACCGCGACGCTCGGCACGGTGCTGGCGATCCTCATGGCGACGCCGGTGGCGCTGATGTGCGCCCGCAACATCTCGTCCTCGGCCTGGGTCAACACGCTCGGCCGCTTCATCCTGGTCGCGACCCGCTCGGTGCATACGCTGGTCTGGGCGCTGCTCTTCGTCGCCGTGTTCGGGCCCGGCGCGCTCGCCGGCGTGATGGCGGTGGCGGTGCATTCGATCGGCTTCACCGGCAAGTTCCTGGCGGAGGCGATCGAGGAGGCCAAGCCCGGCCCGATCGAGGCGCTGCGGGCGGCGGGAGCACCCTGGCGTTCGGTGCTGCTCAAGGGCTTCTGGCCGCAGGTGAAGCCGGCCTTCCTCGCCGTCAGCCTGTTCCGCTGGGACATCAATGTGCGCGAGAGCGCCGTGCTCGGCCTGGTCGGCGCGGGCGGCCTCGGCGTCGCCCTGCAGGCGGCGATGGACAATCTCTACTGGGATCAGGTCGGGCTCGTGCTCGTCGTGATCTTCGCGGTGGTGGTGGTCACCGAGATCGTCACCGCGACGTTGCGCGCGAAGGTGATCTGA
- the phnC gene encoding phosphonate ABC transporter ATP-binding protein, with translation MSALPAAEAPGHGRALIIRNLVKEYRKGQPVLRDISLSVTEPGIVAIIGPSGTGKSTLIRCINRLVDPTSGSIMLGGTDLAKLQGEPLRAARRRLGMVFQEYNLVERLTVIENVLCGRLGYVPVWRAWTRRFPEEDIARAFALLESVGLGDFATRRADQLSGGQRQRVGIARAVMQEPDLILADEPTSSLDPKTSVEIMELLAKVGRERNIPVLVNIHNVALARRYALRMIGMSKGLVVYDGPPAGLQDSHLAEIYGGEGWME, from the coding sequence ATGAGCGCGCTTCCCGCCGCAGAGGCGCCCGGCCATGGCCGGGCGCTCATCATCCGCAACCTCGTCAAGGAGTACCGCAAGGGGCAGCCGGTCCTGCGCGACATCTCGCTCAGCGTCACCGAGCCTGGCATCGTCGCGATCATCGGCCCGTCCGGCACCGGCAAGTCGACGCTGATCCGCTGCATCAACCGGCTGGTCGATCCGACCTCCGGCTCAATCATGCTGGGCGGAACCGATCTGGCGAAGCTGCAGGGTGAGCCGCTCAGGGCCGCACGCCGGCGCCTCGGCATGGTCTTCCAGGAATACAACCTGGTCGAGCGGCTGACGGTGATCGAGAACGTGCTCTGCGGCCGACTCGGCTATGTCCCGGTCTGGCGCGCCTGGACGCGGCGCTTCCCCGAAGAGGATATCGCCCGCGCCTTCGCACTGCTGGAATCGGTCGGGCTCGGCGACTTCGCCACCCGCCGCGCCGACCAGCTCTCCGGCGGCCAGCGCCAGCGCGTCGGCATCGCCCGCGCGGTGATGCAGGAGCCGGACCTCATCCTCGCCGACGAGCCGACCTCCTCGCTCGATCCCAAGACCTCGGTCGAGATCATGGAACTGCTCGCCAAGGTCGGGCGCGAGCGCAATATCCCCGTGCTGGTCAACATCCACAACGTGGCGCTGGCTCGCCGCTATGCGCTGCGGATGATCGGCATGTCGAAGGGCCTCGTCGTCTATGACGGCCCGCCGGCCGGGCTGCAGGACAGCCATCTCGCCGAGATCTATGGCGGCGAAGGCTGGATGGAATGA
- the phnD gene encoding phosphate/phosphite/phosphonate ABC transporter substrate-binding protein produces the protein MLTCLSATTSLLLSLGLTGAAQAQDACPNRGQLDTMYCDANKDLVADVPTEASKLKDPSALVWAYTPVEDPAVYANIFKPLTDHLAACTGKRIVYYPVQSNSAEIEAMRSGRLHFAGFSTGPTGFAVNLAGAIPFAAKGSAAGVRGYNLVAVVKASSPYQKLSDLKDKKVAHTSPSSNSGNLAPRVLFPEHGLEADKDYKPLMSGGHDKSILGVVSGDYDMGAVAGDVYERMIVRGTIKKEDTREIYRSAIFPTSSFAYAHDLKPELAKKLTDCFFSFRFTPEMTKEFNGDDRFLPITYQKDWAVVRDVAEKSGTPYNKSAYDTEAKREADELAKKKAQQPAPAKAP, from the coding sequence ATGCTGACTTGCCTGTCCGCCACGACTTCGTTGCTCCTTAGCCTCGGGCTCACTGGGGCGGCGCAGGCGCAGGACGCCTGCCCCAATCGCGGCCAGCTCGACACGATGTATTGCGACGCTAACAAGGACCTGGTCGCCGACGTGCCGACCGAGGCCTCGAAGCTGAAGGATCCGTCGGCGCTGGTCTGGGCCTATACGCCGGTCGAGGACCCTGCCGTCTACGCCAACATCTTCAAGCCGCTGACCGACCATCTCGCCGCCTGCACTGGCAAGCGCATCGTCTATTATCCCGTGCAGTCGAACTCAGCCGAGATCGAGGCGATGCGCTCGGGCCGCCTGCACTTTGCCGGCTTCTCGACCGGCCCGACCGGCTTTGCCGTCAACCTCGCCGGCGCGATCCCGTTCGCCGCCAAGGGCTCCGCCGCCGGCGTGCGCGGCTACAACCTCGTCGCCGTGGTCAAGGCCTCCAGCCCCTATCAGAAGCTGTCGGATCTCAAGGACAAGAAGGTCGCCCACACCTCGCCCTCGTCCAATTCCGGCAACCTCGCCCCGCGCGTGCTCTTCCCCGAGCATGGGCTCGAGGCCGACAAGGACTACAAGCCGCTGATGTCGGGCGGCCATGACAAGTCGATCCTCGGTGTGGTCTCGGGCGACTATGACATGGGCGCGGTCGCCGGTGACGTCTATGAGCGCATGATCGTGCGCGGCACGATCAAGAAGGAGGACACCCGCGAGATCTATCGCAGCGCGATCTTCCCGACCTCGTCCTTCGCCTATGCGCACGACCTCAAGCCCGAGCTCGCCAAGAAGCTGACCGACTGCTTCTTCTCCTTCCGCTTCACCCCGGAGATGACCAAGGAGTTCAACGGCGACGATCGCTTCCTGCCGATCACCTACCAGAAGGACTGGGCGGTCGTGCGCGATGTCGCCGAGAAGTCGGGCACGCCCTACAACAAGTCGGCCTACGACACCGAAGCCAAGCGCGAGGCCGACGAGCTCGCCAAGAAGAAGGCGCAGCAGCCCGCGCCGGCCAAGGCTCCCTGA
- a CDS encoding TIGR01459 family HAD-type hydrolase: MQKRSSTTFPDSLATLMPRYDGFLLDQWGVLHDGVRPYPGAVAALEMLRRAGKRVIILSNSGRRGTENAVLLAKMGFARELYDEVVSAGDDAREALRARDEPFHRTLGHRCLLLAREGEVHLAEGLGLDLVDDVAIADFILLMTMDPPRQSVAGWMDLLKAAGERRLPMLCANPDLHRASPEGGLQEAPGLVARAYEQLGGAVRYHGKPQPRIYRTCQAKLGLDRSRVVAIGDSLEHDIAGAQGAGIDSVFIGGGIHRGEIAWDGAGMDPSSCLALFARAGRSPTYALPLLG, translated from the coding sequence ATGCAAAAGCGCTCCTCTACAACCTTTCCGGACAGCCTCGCGACGCTGATGCCGCGCTATGACGGCTTCCTGCTCGACCAATGGGGCGTGCTGCATGACGGCGTCCGGCCTTATCCGGGAGCCGTGGCGGCGCTGGAGATGCTGCGCCGGGCGGGCAAGCGCGTGATCATCCTCTCCAATTCCGGGCGCCGCGGAACCGAGAACGCCGTGCTGCTGGCGAAGATGGGCTTTGCGCGCGAGCTCTATGACGAGGTCGTCTCGGCCGGGGACGATGCCCGCGAGGCGCTGAGGGCGCGCGACGAGCCGTTCCACCGCACGCTCGGCCACCGTTGCCTGCTGCTGGCGCGCGAGGGTGAGGTGCATCTGGCGGAGGGGCTCGGCCTCGACCTGGTCGATGATGTCGCCATCGCTGACTTCATCCTGCTGATGACGATGGACCCACCACGGCAGTCGGTAGCCGGCTGGATGGATCTGCTCAAGGCTGCCGGTGAGCGGCGCCTGCCGATGCTCTGTGCCAATCCCGACCTGCACCGCGCCAGCCCGGAGGGTGGTCTGCAGGAAGCGCCGGGCCTCGTCGCGCGGGCCTATGAGCAGCTCGGCGGCGCCGTGCGCTATCACGGCAAGCCGCAGCCGCGAATCTATCGCACTTGCCAGGCGAAGCTCGGGCTCGACCGCAGCCGGGTCGTGGCGATCGGCGATTCGCTTGAGCACGACATCGCCGGTGCGCAAGGCGCCGGCATCGACAGCGTCTTCATCGGCGGCGGCATTCATCGCGGCGAGATCGCTTGGGATGGCGCGGGGATGGACCCGTCGAGCTGTCTTGCGCTCTTTGCCCGCGCCGGGCGTAGCCCGACCTATGCGCTGCCGCTGCTCGGCTAG
- a CDS encoding inorganic phosphate transporter: protein MDFASFAPALLFLIAVALLFDFLNGLHDAANSIATIVSTRVLAPQWAVFWAAFFNFIAFLFFGLHVAQTVGSGIIQATIVDDRVIFGALTGAIVWNVVTWIAGIPSSSSHALIGGLVGAGLSKVGLSSIVWWGLGKTFLAIFMSPAIGFALALLLVLIVSWTFLKAAPIKVDSTFRLLQFVSASLYSLGHGANDAQKTMGIIAVLLFSHGMMGETFSVPFWVVISCQAAMALGTLCGGWRIVHTMGSKITRLSPQQGFCAETGGAITLFLATYLGVPVSTTHTITGAIIGVGAARRVTAVRWGVARGIVFAWIVTMPAAGLISALAYALSGFFLTGR, encoded by the coding sequence GTGGACTTCGCCAGCTTCGCCCCTGCCCTCCTCTTCCTGATCGCCGTCGCGCTGCTGTTCGATTTCCTGAACGGCCTGCATGACGCCGCCAACTCGATCGCGACCATCGTCTCGACGCGGGTGCTGGCGCCGCAATGGGCGGTGTTCTGGGCCGCCTTCTTCAACTTCATCGCCTTCCTGTTCTTCGGCCTGCACGTCGCCCAGACGGTCGGCTCCGGCATCATCCAGGCGACGATCGTCGACGACCGCGTGATCTTCGGCGCACTGACCGGCGCGATCGTCTGGAATGTCGTGACCTGGATCGCCGGCATCCCGTCGAGCTCGTCGCATGCGCTGATCGGCGGGCTGGTCGGCGCCGGCCTGTCCAAGGTCGGCCTCTCGTCGATCGTCTGGTGGGGGCTCGGCAAAACTTTCCTCGCGATCTTCATGTCGCCGGCGATCGGCTTCGCGCTGGCGCTGCTGCTGGTGCTGATCGTCTCCTGGACCTTCCTGAAGGCGGCGCCGATCAAGGTCGATTCGACCTTTCGCCTCCTGCAATTCGTCTCGGCCTCGCTCTATTCGCTCGGGCACGGCGCCAATGACGCGCAGAAGACGATGGGCATCATCGCCGTGCTGCTATTCTCGCACGGCATGATGGGCGAGACCTTCTCGGTGCCGTTCTGGGTGGTGATCTCCTGCCAGGCGGCGATGGCGCTCGGCACGCTCTGCGGCGGCTGGCGCATCGTCCACACCATGGGCTCCAAGATCACCCGCCTCTCGCCGCAACAGGGCTTCTGCGCCGAGACCGGCGGCGCCATCACCCTGTTCCTGGCGACCTATCTCGGCGTCCCCGTCTCGACCACGCACACCATCACCGGCGCGATCATCGGCGTCGGCGCGGCAAGGCGGGTCACCGCAGTGCGCTGGGGCGTCGCCCGTGGGATCGTCTTCGCCTGGATCGTCACCATGCCGGCGGCGGGCCTGATCTCGGCGCTGGCCTATGCTCTGTCAGGCTTCTTCCTGACCGGCCGTTGA
- a CDS encoding DUF47 domain-containing protein, with the protein MLGWFQKLLPKEDKFFVLFERHAQTLQAGAAALDGLLSGATPIEAGCSEIFAEENRADAIAGEVMLEVGRTFITPFDRGDIEELIGSMDDAIDQMQKTAKAIRLFEVESFTPCMQELGKTVVAASQKVGELLPMLRDIKKHAVGIGALAKEIGAIEEHSDQLYDQGLKELFKAHRGTDAMGFIVGAEIYDHLEKVVDRFEDVAKRVSRIVLEHL; encoded by the coding sequence ATGCTGGGCTGGTTCCAGAAGCTGCTGCCGAAGGAAGACAAGTTCTTCGTGCTGTTCGAGCGTCATGCGCAGACGCTGCAGGCGGGCGCCGCGGCGCTCGACGGCCTGCTCAGCGGGGCGACGCCGATCGAGGCCGGCTGTTCCGAGATCTTCGCCGAGGAGAACCGCGCCGACGCGATCGCCGGCGAGGTCATGCTCGAGGTCGGCCGCACCTTCATCACGCCCTTCGACCGCGGCGACATAGAGGAACTGATCGGCTCGATGGACGACGCCATCGACCAGATGCAGAAGACTGCCAAGGCGATCCGCCTGTTCGAGGTCGAGAGCTTTACGCCCTGCATGCAGGAGCTCGGCAAGACGGTCGTCGCAGCCTCGCAGAAGGTCGGCGAGCTCCTGCCGATGCTGCGCGACATCAAGAAGCACGCGGTCGGCATCGGCGCGCTCGCCAAGGAGATCGGGGCAATCGAGGAGCACTCCGACCAGCTTTACGATCAGGGCCTGAAGGAGCTGTTCAAGGCCCATCGCGGCACCGACGCCATGGGCTTCATCGTCGGCGCTGAGATCTACGACCACTTGGAAAAGGTGGTCGACCGCTTCGAGGACGTCGCCAAGCGCGTCAGCCGCATCGTGCTCGAACACCTCTGA
- a CDS encoding extracellular solute-binding protein, with translation MFTRRIALVSALGLALAASAVHAQAPSGKVTVVTSFSKDVTDPIKKAFEKAVPGVTLEVQNRNTNAGVKYVEETKANNQVDLFWASAPDAFEVLKGKSLLSAYKPKATGIPDKIGSYPINDPAGFYFGFAASGYGIMWNERYAKANKLPEPKDWQDLAKPAFYGHVSIASPARSGTTHLTVETILQGEGWEKGWRTLKEMSGNFHSITERSFGVPEAVNSGQVGVGIVIDFFAFSAQASGFPVKFVYPTVTTVVPANVGIIANPPNKAAAEAFIEFLLSPTGQEVLLEPGIRRLPVNPAVYAKAGADYPNPFTDPRFQKMIGFDVDKSEARTAVVDTLFDQLISFQLDALKGVTKTLHEVDAALAKKPNAQAKALADEARNLIAALPVTEAQAASPELRAAFTGGKEKGARQAEVEAQWASFARDNYAKAKAKAEEALKAAK, from the coding sequence ATGTTTACACGCAGGATCGCGCTCGTCTCGGCGCTCGGACTGGCCCTGGCCGCCTCGGCTGTTCATGCGCAAGCGCCGTCGGGCAAGGTCACGGTCGTGACCTCGTTCTCGAAGGACGTCACCGACCCGATCAAGAAGGCCTTCGAGAAGGCAGTGCCCGGTGTCACGCTGGAGGTCCAGAACCGCAACACCAATGCCGGCGTGAAATATGTCGAGGAGACCAAGGCCAACAATCAGGTCGACCTGTTCTGGGCCTCAGCGCCCGACGCCTTCGAGGTGCTGAAAGGCAAGAGCCTGCTCTCTGCCTACAAGCCGAAGGCGACCGGCATCCCCGACAAGATCGGCTCCTATCCGATCAACGACCCGGCCGGCTTCTATTTCGGCTTCGCCGCGTCCGGCTACGGCATCATGTGGAACGAGCGCTATGCTAAGGCCAACAAGCTGCCCGAGCCGAAGGACTGGCAGGACCTCGCCAAGCCGGCCTTCTACGGCCATGTCTCGATCGCCTCGCCGGCACGCTCGGGTACGACGCATCTGACCGTCGAGACCATCCTGCAGGGCGAGGGCTGGGAGAAGGGCTGGCGTACCCTCAAGGAGATGTCCGGCAATTTCCACTCGATCACCGAGCGCTCCTTCGGCGTGCCGGAGGCGGTCAATTCCGGCCAGGTCGGCGTCGGCATCGTCATTGACTTCTTCGCCTTCTCGGCGCAGGCCTCGGGCTTCCCGGTCAAGTTCGTCTACCCGACGGTCACCACGGTCGTGCCGGCCAATGTCGGCATCATCGCCAACCCGCCGAACAAGGCGGCGGCCGAGGCCTTCATCGAGTTCCTGCTCTCGCCGACCGGGCAGGAGGTGCTGCTCGAGCCGGGCATCCGTCGCCTGCCGGTCAACCCTGCGGTCTATGCCAAGGCCGGCGCCGATTATCCGAACCCGTTCACGGATCCGCGCTTCCAGAAGATGATCGGCTTCGACGTCGACAAGTCGGAAGCGCGCACCGCCGTGGTCGACACGCTGTTCGACCAGCTGATCTCCTTCCAGCTCGATGCGCTGAAGGGCGTCACCAAGACGCTGCACGAGGTCGATGCGGCGCTGGCCAAGAAGCCGAACGCCCAGGCCAAGGCGCTCGCCGACGAGGCGCGCAACTTGATTGCGGCGCTCCCCGTCACCGAGGCGCAGGCCGCGAGCCCGGAGCTGCGCGCCGCCTTCACCGGCGGCAAGGAGAAGGGTGCGCGCCAGGCCGAGGTCGAGGCGCAATGGGCAAGCTTCGCCCGCGACAACTATGCAAAGGCGAAGGCCAAGGCCGAGGAGGCGCTGAAGGCGGCGAAGTGA
- a CDS encoding iron ABC transporter permease — protein MTAISATTPPRARAFSATPGQIALALAIAAFLLVFLVLPVATVIYVAFTEKGTSTFTLVNFYDFVRTELFMRSLWNSFYVSAMSVVWASVLALPLAYLTTRFAFRGAAIVQTLGFLPLIMPPFVGAVAMQLFFGRNGSINLLLDDWFGFKIDFMEGLNGVIFVQSVHYFPFILINLSAALRNIDRAMEEAAQNLGSSGFRLFRRIVFPLALPGYLAGASLVFVKVFDDLATPLLLNVKDMLAPQAYLRVTSIGIADPMGYVISVVLIVASVLAMWLSALALKGRDYATTQRGGGGLARRVMRPHEAVLGYGVVILILALVLAPHLALLLLSFATVWSFSPLPDAYTLAHYGRVFGESSLYIKNTLIYATLAGGIDIVLGVAIAYLVLRTKLIGREWLDWMATSALAIPGVVLGIGYLRTFYGITLPDGTPLAALWITIVMALAIRRLPYALRACHAALQQISVSLEEAAENLGATKARTVRRIVVPLMTGGILAGFVTSFATAAVELSATLMLVQSNSDAPLAYGLYVFMQSAAGRGPGAALGVVAVVLVAACTFLSHLIVERSQKAKGMGH, from the coding sequence ATGACCGCCATTTCTGCAACCACTCCGCCTCGCGCTCGCGCGTTCTCCGCCACGCCCGGCCAGATCGCGCTGGCGCTCGCCATCGCGGCCTTCCTGCTCGTCTTCCTGGTCCTGCCGGTGGCGACGGTGATCTATGTCGCCTTCACCGAGAAGGGCACCTCGACCTTCACGCTGGTCAATTTCTACGATTTCGTCCGCACCGAGCTGTTCATGCGCTCGTTGTGGAACTCCTTCTATGTCTCTGCGATGTCGGTGGTCTGGGCCTCCGTGCTCGCCCTGCCGCTCGCCTATCTCACCACGCGTTTCGCCTTCCGGGGCGCCGCGATCGTCCAGACCCTCGGCTTCCTGCCGCTGATCATGCCGCCCTTCGTCGGCGCCGTGGCGATGCAGCTCTTCTTCGGCCGCAACGGCTCGATCAACCTGCTGCTCGACGACTGGTTCGGCTTCAAGATCGACTTCATGGAGGGGCTGAACGGCGTCATCTTCGTCCAGTCGGTCCACTATTTCCCGTTCATCCTGATCAACCTCTCGGCGGCGCTGCGCAATATCGACCGCGCCATGGAGGAAGCCGCGCAGAATCTCGGCTCTTCCGGCTTTCGCCTGTTCCGCCGCATCGTCTTCCCGCTGGCGCTGCCGGGCTATCTCGCCGGCGCCTCGTTGGTGTTCGTCAAGGTCTTCGACGATCTCGCGACGCCGCTCTTGCTCAACGTCAAGGACATGCTGGCGCCGCAGGCCTATCTGCGGGTGACCTCGATCGGCATCGCCGACCCGATGGGCTACGTCATCTCGGTCGTGCTGATCGTCGCCTCGGTGCTGGCGATGTGGCTCTCGGCGCTGGCGCTGAAGGGGCGCGACTACGCCACGACCCAGCGCGGCGGCGGCGGACTCGCCCGGCGGGTGATGCGCCCGCATGAGGCGGTGCTCGGCTACGGCGTCGTCATCCTGATCCTGGCGCTGGTGCTGGCGCCGCACCTGGCGCTGCTGCTGCTCTCCTTCGCCACGGTCTGGTCGTTCTCGCCACTGCCGGACGCCTATACGCTCGCCCATTATGGCCGCGTCTTCGGTGAGAGCTCGCTCTACATCAAGAACACGCTGATCTACGCCACGCTCGCCGGCGGCATCGACATCGTGCTCGGCGTCGCGATCGCCTATCTTGTGCTGCGCACCAAGCTGATCGGCCGCGAATGGCTCGACTGGATGGCGACCTCGGCGCTCGCCATTCCCGGTGTCGTGCTCGGCATCGGCTATCTCAGGACCTTCTACGGCATCACCCTGCCGGACGGGACGCCGCTGGCGGCACTCTGGATCACCATCGTGATGGCGCTGGCGATCCGCCGTTTGCCCTATGCGTTGCGTGCCTGCCATGCCGCGCTCCAGCAGATCTCGGTCTCGCTGGAGGAGGCGGCTGAGAATCTCGGCGCCACCAAGGCCCGCACGGTGCGCCGCATCGTCGTGCCCTTGATGACGGGCGGCATCCTCGCCGGCTTCGTCACCTCCTTCGCGACGGCGGCGGTCGAGCTCTCGGCGACGTTGATGCTGGTGCAGTCCAATTCCGACGCACCGCTGGCTTATGGCCTCTATGTCTTCATGCAGTCGGCTGCCGGGCGCGGGCCCGGCGCGGCGCTCGGCGTCGTCGCGGTCGTGCTCGTCGCCGCCTGTACCTTCCTCTCGCACCTCATCGTCGAACGCAGCCAGAAGGCCAAGGGAATGGGCCACTGA